The following proteins are encoded in a genomic region of Deinococcus detaillensis:
- the glnA gene encoding type I glutamate--ammonia ligase, with protein MNSAESVSPTQAEILQRLHDGHVNFLRLQFSDVLGTVKNIEVPRSQFEKALSGSVMFDGSSIQGFTRIEESDMLLSPDLSTFLIYPQFSREEGERGKVARIICDVLLPSGEPFTGDPRHVLKRQIAKAAESGLKLFAGTEPEFFLFERGEGGRGTTLTNDQAGYFDLAPIDKGERIRREITNKLVEMGFEIEGAHHEAAPGQHEIDFRYQDALAAADAISTFKFVVKRVALEYGLLASFLPKPVAGVNGSGLHVHLSLFRGGDNTFYDKAGEFELSDTALHFIGGLLEHAPGMCAVTNPTVNSFKRLVPGFEAPVNVAWSTSNRSALVRVPAKRGNSTRAEFRLPDPSCNPYLALAVMLAAGLDGIAQKTVPPPAIQRNIYQMTVREKRHHRVRELPRDLYDALDDLERDEVIAGALGAHALEHYLRAKRAEWRSYASVVHPWEIGQYLELV; from the coding sequence ATGAACTCAGCCGAATCCGTTTCACCGACCCAAGCCGAAATCTTGCAGCGGCTGCACGATGGCCACGTCAACTTCTTGCGCCTGCAATTTAGCGACGTGCTGGGCACCGTCAAGAATATCGAGGTGCCGCGCAGCCAATTTGAAAAAGCCCTCTCCGGCAGCGTGATGTTTGACGGGTCTTCCATTCAGGGCTTTACCCGCATCGAAGAATCCGACATGCTGCTCTCGCCCGACCTCTCCACCTTTTTGATTTACCCGCAGTTCTCGCGCGAAGAAGGCGAGCGCGGCAAAGTCGCCCGGATCATCTGCGACGTGTTGCTGCCGTCAGGCGAGCCGTTTACCGGCGATCCGCGTCACGTCCTCAAGCGCCAGATCGCCAAAGCCGCCGAAAGTGGGTTGAAGCTTTTTGCAGGGACCGAGCCGGAATTCTTTTTGTTCGAGCGCGGCGAGGGCGGGCGCGGCACCACCCTGACCAACGATCAGGCCGGATACTTCGACTTAGCCCCAATCGACAAAGGCGAGCGTATCCGCCGCGAAATCACCAACAAACTCGTCGAGATGGGCTTTGAAATCGAGGGCGCTCACCACGAAGCCGCGCCGGGCCAGCACGAGATCGATTTCCGCTATCAAGACGCGCTGGCCGCCGCCGACGCCATCAGCACCTTCAAGTTCGTGGTCAAACGGGTGGCGCTGGAATACGGTCTGCTGGCCAGCTTCTTGCCCAAGCCGGTGGCGGGCGTCAACGGCAGCGGCCTCCACGTTCACCTCTCTCTTTTTAGAGGCGGCGACAATACTTTTTACGACAAAGCCGGCGAATTCGAGCTTTCCGACACCGCGCTGCACTTTATCGGCGGTCTGCTCGAACACGCCCCCGGCATGTGCGCCGTGACCAACCCGACGGTCAATTCATTTAAGCGCCTGGTGCCGGGCTTTGAAGCGCCGGTCAACGTGGCGTGGAGCACTTCCAACCGCTCGGCCCTGGTGCGGGTTCCGGCCAAGCGCGGCAACTCCACCCGCGCCGAGTTCCGCTTGCCCGATCCGAGCTGTAATCCGTATTTGGCCTTAGCGGTGATGCTGGCGGCGGGCCTCGACGGCATCGCGCAAAAAACGGTGCCGCCACCAGCTATCCAGCGCAACATCTACCAAATGACGGTGCGCGAAAAGCGCCACCACCGCGTCCGCGAGCTGCCCCGTGACCTCTACGACGCCCTCGACGACCTGGAGCGCGATGAGGTGATCGCCGGGGCGCTGGGCGCACACGCCCTCGAGCACTACCTGCGGGCCAAGCGGGCCGAGTGGCGCAGCTACGCTTCGGTGGTTCATCCCTGGGAAATTGGGCAGTACCTCGAATTGGTCTGA